A single Limanda limanda chromosome 19, fLimLim1.1, whole genome shotgun sequence DNA region contains:
- the LOC133025574 gene encoding CCR4-NOT transcription complex subunit 3-like isoform X1, with product MADKRKLQGEIDRCLKKVAEGVEQFEDIWQKVRRDCDKLHNAANANQKEKYEADLKKEIKKLQRLRDQIKTWVASNEIKDKRQLVENRKLIETQMERFKIVERETKTKAYSKEGLGLAQKVDPAQREKEEVGMWLTNMIDTLNMQVDQFESEVESLSVQTKKKKGDKEKQDRIEELKKFIEKHRYHIRMLETILRMLDNDSLQVDSIKKIKDDVEYYIDSSQDPDFEENEFLYDDLDLEDIPQTLLATSPPGQSGLEDEIFQHSSSTPTSTTSSSPIPPSPATCTTENSEDDKKRGRSTDSEVSQSPVKNGNPSSLSSSSSSSSSSSSSSSCSSSSVSGLNPSSLVSMATIAGGGSSGSGGNSHYSNSGGLLSNTSAGSYSNATQQPPHPSAQQQQPAKNSVSSSSSSAPIACPSINSHPASSTSSPPNASMQGLLSSNSLAPSGPSQTSNSFGLGLGLSLGKGGMSSSLTTSPMSGGLGLSGMPASLSTMASLLSSSTPAPYAQAAASGAVGSGLPGLPGSLGGVSTTSSNSALGSIGSGNITVGGPTSSSGGLLGASTSMGSIGSGILGLSSSQSGMQGMSLMSPSPVGGLAPGSGVGIIGSNGGNSGSVGSGVGGGNSSLSVGPPSRQKQNGSTSYSAVVGDSTIDSALNMVSQSLNSQPSSLTSSANQPKDTGPSLLGSITLSSSSPSPGSYSDAKMVSGSSLLNGPLGFSQSDGMKCHSSGALSFLKLPRSEFSCLPQKENILMDSENSTLFEDNMTMKDEPQEPLSSLKAMAERAALSSGMEGDVTSLHLTPDIFPSSTTSSSGPPSAPQTSLSEVSIPPSLGVCPLGPVPVSKDQLYQQAMEEAAWTHMPHPSDSERIRQYLMRNPCPTLPFHHQVPPPHSDTVEFYQRLSTETLFFIFYYLEGTKAQYLAAKALKKQSWRFHTKYMMWFQRHEEPKTITDEFEQGTYIYFDYEKWGQRKKEGFTFEYRYLEDRDLQ from the exons ATGGCCGATAAACGGAAACTTCAAG GTGAAATAGATCGATGTCTGAAAAAAGTAGCGGAAGGTGTAGAACAGTTCGAAGACATCTGGCAAAAGGTGAGACGGGACTGTGACAAG CTTCACAATGCAGCCAACGCCAACCAAAAGGAGAAATATGAAGCAGACCTCAAGAAAGAGATTAAAAAGCTACAG CGTCTTCGAGACCAGATCAAGACGTGGGTGGCATCCAACGAGATCAAAGATAAACGGCAGCTAGTTGAGAATCGTAAACTCATAGAAACG CAAATGGAGCGGTTCAAGATAGTGGAAAGAGAAACCAAGACGAAAGCCTACTCAAAAGAAGGACTGGGTCTGGCACAGAAGGTCGATCCGGCCcagagggaaaaggaggaggtcGGGATGTGGCTAACG aaTATGATCGACACGCTGAACATGCAGGTGGACCAGTTTGAGAGTGAAGTGGAGTCTCTGTCGGTGcagaccaaaaaaaagaaaggagacaaAGAG AAGCAGGACCGgattgaggagctgaagaagttcATCGAGAAGCATCGGTACCACATCCGGATGCTGGAAACAATACTGAGGATGCTGGACAACGACTCATTGCAGGTGGACTCCATCAAGAAGATCAAG GATGATGTGGAGTACTACATTGACTCGTCACAGGATCCAGATTTTGAGGAGAACGAGTTTCTGTACGACGACCTGGATCTGGAAGACATTC CTCAGACGCTGCTCGCCACCTCCCCCCCGGGACAGTCCGGCTTGGAGGACGAGATCTTCCAGCACTCCAGCAGCAcacccacctccaccacctcatcTTCACCCATCCCCCCCTCGCCTGCCACTTGCACTACG GAGAACTCCGAGGATGACAAGAAGAGAGGACGTTCAACAGACAGTGAAGTTAGTCAG tcacctgtgaagaacGGAAACCCCTCCTCgttatcctcttcctcctcctcctcctcctcttcctcctcctcttcctcctgctcttcttcctccgtcTCAGGACTGAACCCCTCCTCGCTGGTCTCTATGGCGACCATCGCTGGGGGTGGGAGCAGCGGCTCTGGGGGCAACAGTCATTACAGCAACTCGGGGGGGCTCCTCTCCAACACCTCCGCTGGCAGCTACAGCAACGCCAcccagcagcccccccacccgtcggcgcagcagcagcagccggccaAGAACTCagtgagctcctcctcctcctccgccccgATCGCCTGCCCCAGCATCAACAGCcaccccgcctcctccacctcctccccccccaacGCCAGCATGCAGGGGCTCCTGAGTTCGAACTCCCTCGCTCCGTCAGGCCCCTCGCAGACCTCCAACAGCTTCGGCCTCGGCCTGGGACTCTCTCTGGGGAAAGGCGGCATGTCCAGCTCCCTCACCACCAGCCCCATGTCCGGGGGGCTCGGCCTATCGGGGATGCCGGCATCCCTGAGCACCATGGCGAGCCTTCTCTCCAGCTCCACCCCCGCACCGTACGCTCAGGCAGCCGCCTCGGGCGCCGTGGGCTCCGGGTTACCAGGTTTACCGGGCTCGCTGGGAGGCGTCAGCACCACGAGCTCCAACAGCGCGTTGGGCTCCATCGGCAGTGGGAACATCACAGTCGGCGGGCCGACGTCTTCATCGGGGGGTCTGCTGGGGGCGTCGACCTCCATGGGCAGCATCGGCTCCGGGATCCTGGGTCTGAGCTCCAGCCAGTCGGGGATGCAGGGGATGTCTCTGATGTCACCGAGCCCGGTCGGGGGTCTGGCTCCGGGGAGCGGCGTCGGCATCATCGGGAGCAACGGGGGTAACTCTGGATCCGTGGGGAgcggcgtggggggggggaactcgTCGCTGTCCGTCGGACCGCCGAGTCGACAGAAGCAGAACGGAAGCACGA GCTACAGTGCTGTGGTGGGCGACAGCACAATAGACTCCGCCCTCAACATGGTCAGCCAATCACTAAACAGCCAACCCTCATCTTTGACCTCCTCAGCCAATCAGCC tAAGGACACTGGTCCCAGTCTACTGGGCTCCATCACTCTGTCGTCCAGCTCTCCATCGCCGGGCTCCTACAGTGACGCCAAAATGGTGAGCGGCAGCAGCCTGCTGAACGGACCGCTGGGCTTCTCCCAGTCCGATGGCATGAAG TGTCACAGCTCAGGAGCTCTGAGCTTCCTGAAACTACCAAGGTCCGAGTTTTCATGTCTACCACAAAAGGAAAACATCCTGATGGACTCAGAGAACTCGACCCTGTTTGAAGACAACATGACCATGAAAGACGAG CCCCAGGAGCCTCTGAGCAGCCTGAAGGCCATGGCCGAGCGAGCAGCACTCAGctcagggatggagggagacgTGACTTCCCTGCACCTCAccccag aCATCTTCCCGAGCAGCACTACATCCTCCTCCGGACCCCCGTCTGCGCCTCAGACCTCGCTGTCAGAGGTCAGCATCCCCCCGTCACTGGGGGTCTGTCCACTGGGGCCGGTGCCCGTGTCCAAAGACCAGCTCTACCAACAGGCCATGGAGGAGGCGGCGTGGACGCACATGCCCCACCCATCCGACTCCGAGAGGATCAG GCAGTACCTGATGAGGAACCCCTGCCCCACCCTGCCTTTCCACCACCAGGTGCCGCCCCCCCACTCTGACACGGTGGAGTTTTACCAGAGGCTTTCCACCGAgaccctcttcttcatcttttacTACCTGGAG GGCACTAAGGCCCAGTATCTGGCAGCCAAAGCCCTGAAGAAGCAGTCGTGGAGGTTCCACACAAAGTACATGATGTGGTTTCAGAGGCACGAAGAACCCAAGACCATCACTGATGAGTTTGAGCAG gGAACCTACATCTACTTTGACTATGAGAAATGGGGCCAGCGGAAGAAGGAGGGATTCACTTTCGAGTACCGGTACCTAGAAGACCGTGACCTCCAGTGA
- the LOC133025574 gene encoding CCR4-NOT transcription complex subunit 3-like isoform X2 — MADKRKLQGEIDRCLKKVAEGVEQFEDIWQKLHNAANANQKEKYEADLKKEIKKLQRLRDQIKTWVASNEIKDKRQLVENRKLIETQMERFKIVERETKTKAYSKEGLGLAQKVDPAQREKEEVGMWLTNMIDTLNMQVDQFESEVESLSVQTKKKKGDKEKQDRIEELKKFIEKHRYHIRMLETILRMLDNDSLQVDSIKKIKDDVEYYIDSSQDPDFEENEFLYDDLDLEDIPQTLLATSPPGQSGLEDEIFQHSSSTPTSTTSSSPIPPSPATCTTENSEDDKKRGRSTDSEVSQSPVKNGNPSSLSSSSSSSSSSSSSSSCSSSSVSGLNPSSLVSMATIAGGGSSGSGGNSHYSNSGGLLSNTSAGSYSNATQQPPHPSAQQQQPAKNSVSSSSSSAPIACPSINSHPASSTSSPPNASMQGLLSSNSLAPSGPSQTSNSFGLGLGLSLGKGGMSSSLTTSPMSGGLGLSGMPASLSTMASLLSSSTPAPYAQAAASGAVGSGLPGLPGSLGGVSTTSSNSALGSIGSGNITVGGPTSSSGGLLGASTSMGSIGSGILGLSSSQSGMQGMSLMSPSPVGGLAPGSGVGIIGSNGGNSGSVGSGVGGGNSSLSVGPPSRQKQNGSTSYSAVVGDSTIDSALNMVSQSLNSQPSSLTSSANQPKDTGPSLLGSITLSSSSPSPGSYSDAKMVSGSSLLNGPLGFSQSDGMKCHSSGALSFLKLPRSEFSCLPQKENILMDSENSTLFEDNMTMKDEPQEPLSSLKAMAERAALSSGMEGDVTSLHLTPDIFPSSTTSSSGPPSAPQTSLSEVSIPPSLGVCPLGPVPVSKDQLYQQAMEEAAWTHMPHPSDSERIRQYLMRNPCPTLPFHHQVPPPHSDTVEFYQRLSTETLFFIFYYLEGTKAQYLAAKALKKQSWRFHTKYMMWFQRHEEPKTITDEFEQGTYIYFDYEKWGQRKKEGFTFEYRYLEDRDLQ; from the exons ATGGCCGATAAACGGAAACTTCAAG GTGAAATAGATCGATGTCTGAAAAAAGTAGCGGAAGGTGTAGAACAGTTCGAAGACATCTGGCAAAAG CTTCACAATGCAGCCAACGCCAACCAAAAGGAGAAATATGAAGCAGACCTCAAGAAAGAGATTAAAAAGCTACAG CGTCTTCGAGACCAGATCAAGACGTGGGTGGCATCCAACGAGATCAAAGATAAACGGCAGCTAGTTGAGAATCGTAAACTCATAGAAACG CAAATGGAGCGGTTCAAGATAGTGGAAAGAGAAACCAAGACGAAAGCCTACTCAAAAGAAGGACTGGGTCTGGCACAGAAGGTCGATCCGGCCcagagggaaaaggaggaggtcGGGATGTGGCTAACG aaTATGATCGACACGCTGAACATGCAGGTGGACCAGTTTGAGAGTGAAGTGGAGTCTCTGTCGGTGcagaccaaaaaaaagaaaggagacaaAGAG AAGCAGGACCGgattgaggagctgaagaagttcATCGAGAAGCATCGGTACCACATCCGGATGCTGGAAACAATACTGAGGATGCTGGACAACGACTCATTGCAGGTGGACTCCATCAAGAAGATCAAG GATGATGTGGAGTACTACATTGACTCGTCACAGGATCCAGATTTTGAGGAGAACGAGTTTCTGTACGACGACCTGGATCTGGAAGACATTC CTCAGACGCTGCTCGCCACCTCCCCCCCGGGACAGTCCGGCTTGGAGGACGAGATCTTCCAGCACTCCAGCAGCAcacccacctccaccacctcatcTTCACCCATCCCCCCCTCGCCTGCCACTTGCACTACG GAGAACTCCGAGGATGACAAGAAGAGAGGACGTTCAACAGACAGTGAAGTTAGTCAG tcacctgtgaagaacGGAAACCCCTCCTCgttatcctcttcctcctcctcctcctcctcttcctcctcctcttcctcctgctcttcttcctccgtcTCAGGACTGAACCCCTCCTCGCTGGTCTCTATGGCGACCATCGCTGGGGGTGGGAGCAGCGGCTCTGGGGGCAACAGTCATTACAGCAACTCGGGGGGGCTCCTCTCCAACACCTCCGCTGGCAGCTACAGCAACGCCAcccagcagcccccccacccgtcggcgcagcagcagcagccggccaAGAACTCagtgagctcctcctcctcctccgccccgATCGCCTGCCCCAGCATCAACAGCcaccccgcctcctccacctcctccccccccaacGCCAGCATGCAGGGGCTCCTGAGTTCGAACTCCCTCGCTCCGTCAGGCCCCTCGCAGACCTCCAACAGCTTCGGCCTCGGCCTGGGACTCTCTCTGGGGAAAGGCGGCATGTCCAGCTCCCTCACCACCAGCCCCATGTCCGGGGGGCTCGGCCTATCGGGGATGCCGGCATCCCTGAGCACCATGGCGAGCCTTCTCTCCAGCTCCACCCCCGCACCGTACGCTCAGGCAGCCGCCTCGGGCGCCGTGGGCTCCGGGTTACCAGGTTTACCGGGCTCGCTGGGAGGCGTCAGCACCACGAGCTCCAACAGCGCGTTGGGCTCCATCGGCAGTGGGAACATCACAGTCGGCGGGCCGACGTCTTCATCGGGGGGTCTGCTGGGGGCGTCGACCTCCATGGGCAGCATCGGCTCCGGGATCCTGGGTCTGAGCTCCAGCCAGTCGGGGATGCAGGGGATGTCTCTGATGTCACCGAGCCCGGTCGGGGGTCTGGCTCCGGGGAGCGGCGTCGGCATCATCGGGAGCAACGGGGGTAACTCTGGATCCGTGGGGAgcggcgtggggggggggaactcgTCGCTGTCCGTCGGACCGCCGAGTCGACAGAAGCAGAACGGAAGCACGA GCTACAGTGCTGTGGTGGGCGACAGCACAATAGACTCCGCCCTCAACATGGTCAGCCAATCACTAAACAGCCAACCCTCATCTTTGACCTCCTCAGCCAATCAGCC tAAGGACACTGGTCCCAGTCTACTGGGCTCCATCACTCTGTCGTCCAGCTCTCCATCGCCGGGCTCCTACAGTGACGCCAAAATGGTGAGCGGCAGCAGCCTGCTGAACGGACCGCTGGGCTTCTCCCAGTCCGATGGCATGAAG TGTCACAGCTCAGGAGCTCTGAGCTTCCTGAAACTACCAAGGTCCGAGTTTTCATGTCTACCACAAAAGGAAAACATCCTGATGGACTCAGAGAACTCGACCCTGTTTGAAGACAACATGACCATGAAAGACGAG CCCCAGGAGCCTCTGAGCAGCCTGAAGGCCATGGCCGAGCGAGCAGCACTCAGctcagggatggagggagacgTGACTTCCCTGCACCTCAccccag aCATCTTCCCGAGCAGCACTACATCCTCCTCCGGACCCCCGTCTGCGCCTCAGACCTCGCTGTCAGAGGTCAGCATCCCCCCGTCACTGGGGGTCTGTCCACTGGGGCCGGTGCCCGTGTCCAAAGACCAGCTCTACCAACAGGCCATGGAGGAGGCGGCGTGGACGCACATGCCCCACCCATCCGACTCCGAGAGGATCAG GCAGTACCTGATGAGGAACCCCTGCCCCACCCTGCCTTTCCACCACCAGGTGCCGCCCCCCCACTCTGACACGGTGGAGTTTTACCAGAGGCTTTCCACCGAgaccctcttcttcatcttttacTACCTGGAG GGCACTAAGGCCCAGTATCTGGCAGCCAAAGCCCTGAAGAAGCAGTCGTGGAGGTTCCACACAAAGTACATGATGTGGTTTCAGAGGCACGAAGAACCCAAGACCATCACTGATGAGTTTGAGCAG gGAACCTACATCTACTTTGACTATGAGAAATGGGGCCAGCGGAAGAAGGAGGGATTCACTTTCGAGTACCGGTACCTAGAAGACCGTGACCTCCAGTGA
- the LOC133025750 gene encoding intraflagellar transport protein 57 homolog, which produces MSEAGDEADGARGSAYQEFVVMELLLEKLKLLNYEEEALVQHNLKPLNRHYFVSSRFLPSNPGEQFHVFHVLAAWLINTAGRAFPAPQEHDNPTATASGVLAELRALGVKVDFPASNLLQGSGEFVCFVLYQLAEKALKKTGFSFKRPTHARESTEDEFMTEDKAELTFDHQEDEMSDDEKEKEMDQRAVDPAEWALEVERVLPQLTAPMETDTKDWRSHVEQLHQHRGRIDSSLEQTMSFLHKLQEDISSSMKKLSSRETSINFQLKHLIQEYRDAQAKKTDASEQYDTASGRMMDRTRVVAEVNDSLRKVKKQVEEKGRSMSDEAPVVKINQSLVKLNQEIAEMDVTISVLQHMLLQAKLREKHNMMCDMYASNPPDPAAEPFSAG; this is translated from the coding sequence ATGTCGGAAGCAGGAGACGAAGCGGACGGCGCTCGCGGGTCCGCCTACCAGGAGTTTGTGGTGATGGAGCTCCTCCTGGAGAAGCTGAAGCTGTTGAACTACGAGGAGGAGGCGTTGGTCCAACACAACCTGAAGCCTCTGAACAGACATTACTTCGTCTCCAGTCGGTTTCTTCCTTCCAACCCCGGCGAGCAGTTCCACGTGTTCCACGTCCTCGCCGCCTGGCTCATCAACACGGCAGGGCGGGCCTTCCCGGCGCCTCAGGAACACGACAACCCGACCGCCACGGCGTCCGGCGTCCTGGCCGAGCTCCGGGCCCTCGGGGTCAAAGTGGATTTCCCAGCGTCCAACCTCCTCCAGGGCTCGGGCGAGTTTGTCTGCTTCGTGCTGTACCAACTGGCCGAGAAGGCCCTGAAGAAGACTGGCTTCTCCTTCAAAAGGCCGACCCACGCCAGAGAGAGCACGGAGGACGAGTTCATGACGGAGGACAAGGCCGAGCTGACGTTCGACCACCAGGAGGACGAGATGAGCGACgacgagaaggagaaggagatggacCAGCGGGCCGTGGATCCAGCGGAGTGGGCCCTGGAGGTGGAGCGAGTCCTGCCTCAGCTCACGGCTCCGATGGAGACCGACACcaaggactggaggagccaCGTGGAGCAGCTGCACCAGCACCGCGGCCGGATCGACTCGTCCCTGGAGCAGACCATGAGCTTCCTCCACAAGCTGCAGGAggacatcagcagcagcatgaagaagctgagcagcagagagacgTCCATCAACTTCCAGCTCAAGCATCTGATCCAGGAGTACCGCGACGCTCAGGCCAAGAAGACCGACGCCTCCGAGCAGTACGACACGGCCAGCGGGCGCATGATGGACCGGACCCGGGTGGTGGCCGAGGTCAACGACAGCCTGAGGAAGGTGAagaagcaggtggaggagaaggggaggagcATGTCCGACGAAGCTCCGGTGGTGAAGATCAACCAGAGCTTGGTGAAGCTGAACCAGGAGATCGCTGAGATGGACGTGACCATCAGCGTCCTCCAGCACATGCTGCTGCAGGCCAAACTCCGGGAGAAGCACAACATGATGTGCGACATGTACGCCAGCAACCCCCCCGACCCGGCCGCCGAGCCCTTCAGCGCcggctga